Proteins encoded together in one Ciona intestinalis chromosome 3, KH, whole genome shotgun sequence window:
- the LOC100178747 gene encoding thyroid adenoma-associated protein homolog isoform X3, with protein sequence MLSTRCIEIMVDSKTEYQDLMQMCATVLGYMLSYFKESKKVSKALTQLLKPQALPVEVMPKVFMDVEIPNTNTCSNRMVWCLCGIMKCCKPCLIFEDTSTLLLAFHYIESFCATSTEFLYQGFIALLIWWKCSAKLVKSSECFYEIFVSEGEVLSKSLDLIWKNWDNPISGVPDIMVQVFSLLLDLNNMVNGSNNLPSQLCDQLVSSPVFVKGKYGLLQILVSKYGADIILKNQPTFLDAIIPCLSANHTAPVVSKVYKAIILSTCEASDSREFDLKVWEKVAASSLIKALLSPDPFTRQQALHFWLPVNISLHANVFDKTVCLLKPSTTYSDEENSLRLFATIGVMKAARNNHIVTFQNMDHEILKQSLKSFDNETRGLAFAVVCGSKQSEVVTDVEFSLLRDHIHLNLNSDSSTFRHEFNFAIRQLLIRVQCTLIASIKQNTEQSAVYVDKCLSIIVWLKELCLSSLQTSASYQRKQTVLTLYDCMLGLFALQKKTLRKVLVTPADFQVLVTALQKQKLNLLSQRLVDRLLCLLEDSAPDIREFCLNLLLQFPTSHAYINWNKINSSFMQLLSSPKFPVCDSGCLLTYLYLQNICADKKKTSDSAFDFIKDILYKNVLHQFDLFKLNPLKASQSSPMFGWISALSKCIGMLSTENEHRSVIHKKYLQKVCLLILDILNSTENIISWMLVKIFGCIEDADAVTSADFQEISKRINQLVQQPGKSGDNVLLTLEHEAILSCSWLTLKHCCSLMTSASSVLIKATSVHLALEAGQYKDVLYGVCDVFVRVLSTCRHRGVIESCFESFNALCVSLYSSSQSQYMSIPSSVLKTALAIFKNNTVVEVRGGTTTRRSAGIPLIAEAVLSSAVASLPSHKKLLKSTMTVLLNAARASLDTGVKDTADMPQVHALYIMRHLFRNTSLGPNMAEYLSQSFILAINSLRSSVWVIRNAATHLLGAVSCRMLGQKHTEDRTNFSSGNSLTITEFFSRFPDLLEFIASILNCNYLPQEEEGSKLQIRAEVHPILSVLSKLTCPVSSGNNNESSVEIMDALITMFGSPSYSMRRLAVMTVLSIAKTSQVQKFTELYWKSLPCDEIVTSQKNKPHFRQNELHSWLILTLNLMDKYTHQSTENIDNFLQLLYKRTWLMDLKFNSCPFTASLYIKLTRKVYDIELTQNLKHLYMVSKTATKIVTENNSVWIQSVGYSKYVEESTLLSLHLTNPVDLHQTIGDLGKCVKDDEHTGTTKHYLFQWLCNKVKQKNWINVAKYALLSLWCTTDTNCTETNQTALLLFTTMFQDPVNCIQHDEFMLFQSKLLSLHESTKILSIQCGLIKGLSVLIFQMILCQKCVEDTVLNIWVDEIYKHTSTNKAPEPLRLVSATGLQIAGKNVLAQLQLHANQQQVMKKVGMILTATLSHLQDEQPEIRSPACAFVTHVTQHDLFIKLHHNTATEGLLQVIIEQFPSDMQVVSALISFMCDVQVPKHARCDTVDLFEQEEFNLYLEPDYLGNVFLPCIKELMDAIIIIPQNWIKTQLELAAHRMEQLLKCIENLREKAYLRFMMCTLHYVKVVLHACKLHLGKNLYMDFGRLHHVILQLSRVNLSVDQHELVQTVLAESAAHHATQL encoded by the exons ATGCTATCTACCAGATGTATAGAAATAATGGTGGATTCCAAG aCTGAATATCAGGACTTAATGCAAATGTGTGCGACTGTTCTTGGGTATATGCTCAGCTACTTCAAGGAGAGTAAAAAAGTATCTAAAGCTTTAACACAGTTACTGAAACCACAGGCGTTACCAGTAGAG GTCATGCCTAAGGTTTTTATGGATGTAGAGATACCGAACACAAACACCTGTAGTAATCGAATGGTATGGTGTTTATGTGGAATCATGAAATGCTGCAAAccatgtttaatatttgaagATACTTCAACGTTGCTACTTGCTTTCCATTATATTGAATCTTTCTGCGCAACGAGTACAGAATTCCTGTATCAGGGTTTTATTG ctttgCTCATATGGTGGAAATGCTCTGCTAAACTTGTAAAGTCAAGTGAATGTTTCTATGAGATATTTGTTTCAGAGGGTGAGGTTTTATCTAAGTCTTTGGACCTCATTTGGAAAAACTGGGATAATCCT ATTTCAGGGGTTCCTGATATCATGGTACAGGTTTTTAGTTTGTTGCTTGATTTGAATAACATGGTGAATGGCAGTAATAATCTTCCATCACAACTATGTGATCAACTTGTATCCTCACCTGTATTTGTGAAAGGTAAATACGGATTATTGCAAATTCTGGTATCTAAGTACGGCGCTGACATAATTTTGAAGAATCAGCCAACGTTTTTGGATGCAATAATACCTTGCTTGTCTGCAAATCATACTGCACCAGTGGTGTCTAAAGTGTACAAGGCAATTATACTAAGTACATGTGAAGCTTCAGATTCAAGAgaatttgatttaaaagtCTGGGAGAAAGTTGCTGCTTCCAGTCTCATCAAAGCTTTATTGTCTCCTGACCCATTTACCCGACAGCAAGCTTTACATTTCTGGCTTCCAGTAAACATAAGTCTCCATGCAAATGTGTTTGACAAAACTGTCTGCTTACTAAAACCGAGTACTACGTACAGTGATGAAGAAAATAGTTTACGACTCTTTGCAACAATTGGTGTAATGAAAGCTGCCAGGAATAACCATATTGTCACATTTCAAAACATGGATCacgaaattttaaaacaatcctTAAAATCTTTCGATAACGAAACGCGTGGGCTAGCATTTGCGGTAGTGTGTGGTTCAAAGCAATCGGAAGTTGTAACAGATGTAGAATTCAGTCTACTACGAGATCATATTCATTTAAACCTAAACAGCGATTCAAGCACCTTTAGACACGAGTTTAATTTCGCTATACGACAACTGCTGATAAGAGTTCAGTGTACTCTTATAGCTTCTATTAAACAG AATACTGAACAGTCAGCTGTATATGTTGACAAATGTCTCAGTATTATTGTTTGGTTGAAAGAACTATGCCTTTCATCTCTCCAAACATCAGCATCTTATCAACGCAAACAAACAGTGTTAACTTTGTACGACTGCATGCTGGGGTTATTTGCGcttcaaaaaaaaactttgcgAAAAGTGCTGGTCACTCCTGCAGACTTTCAAGTTCTTGTCACG GCActacagaaacaaaaattgaacCTTCTTTCTCAAAGATTAGTTGATCGCCTCTTATGTTTATTGGAAGATTCTGCTCCAGATATTCgagaattttgtttaaatctgtTACTTCAGTTTCCCACATCTCATGCTTACATTAACTGGAATAAGATAAACTCCTCTTTCATGCAGCTGCTGTCAAGCCCAAAGTTCCCAGTATGCGACTCTGGTTGTTTGCTCACATATCTGTATCTTCAAAATATATGTGCTGATAAAAAGAAAACCTCAGATTCTGCTTTTGATTTCATCAAAGATATTCTTTATAAGAATGTTCTTCACcaatttgatttgtttaaattgaatcCACTAAAGGCATCACAGAGTTCTCCCATGTTTGGCTGGATTTCTGCTTTATCTAAATGCATTGGTATGCTTAGCACAGAAAATGAACATCGCTctgtcatacataaaaaatacttgcaaaaagtttgtttgttgATCCTTGATATATTAAACAGTACAGAAAACATTATCAGTTGGATgcttgttaaaatatttggatgtATTGAAGATGCAGATGCTGTGACATCTGCAGATTTTCAAGAAATATCGAAAAGAATTAATCAACTTGTCCAACAGCCTGGTAAAAGTGGTGACAATGTCCTTCTGACTCTGGAGCATGAAGCTATTCTGTCATGTTCATGGTTAACTTTAAAGCATTGTTGTTCATTGATGACTTCTGCATCTTCTGTTCTTATTAAAGCAACTTCTGTTCACCTTGCACTTGAAGCAGGGCAGTACAAGGATGTATTGTACGGAGTGTGTGATGTGTTTGTTCGTGTATTATCCACATGCCGACATCGTGGTGTAATAGAAAGTTGCTTTGAATCCTTTAACGCACTTTGTGTGTCATTATATTCTTCTAGCCAAAGTCAATATATGTCTATTCCATCATCTGTGCTCAAAACTGCTTTAGCTATTTTTAAGAATAATACTGTAGTGGAAGTTCGTGGAGGCACAACTACTCGTCGATCGGCAGGAATTCCATTGATTGCTGAAGCTGTACTTAGCTCTGCTGTTGCCTCACTTCCAAGCCACAAAAAACTTCTCAAGTCAACAATGACGGTATTGCTAAATGCAGCCAGGGCAAGCTTAGACACTGGGGTCAAAGATACTGCAGATATGCCACAGGTACATGCTCTGTACATTATGAGACACTTATTTCGGAACACTTCACTTGGCCCAAACATGGCTGAGTATTTATCTCAATCATTCATCTTGGCAATTAATTCACTTCGTTCCTCTGTATGGGTTATCAGAAATGCAGCCACGCATTTATTGGGGGCAGTTTCTTGCAGAATGCTGGGCCAGAAACATACTGAAGATAGAACTAATTTTTCTTCTGGAAACTCCTTAACAATAACAGAATTCTTTTCAAGATTTCCAGACCTGCTTGAGTTCATAGCATCAATATTAAATTGCAATTACTTGCCCCAAGAAGAAGAAGGGAGTAAACTTCAAATTAGAGCAGAAGTTCATCCTATTCTGTCAGTTTTGTCAAAGTTGACATGCCCTGTGAGCAGTGGTAATAATAATGAGTCCTCAGTGGAAATTATGGATGCACTGATTACCATGTTTGGTTCTCCTTCATACTCTATGCGCAGACTTGCTGTGATGACTGTGTTATCTATTGCAAAAACTTCCCAGGTTCAGAAGTTTACAGAGTTATATTGGAAGAGTCTTCCCTGTGATGAAATTGTGACAA GTCAGAAAAATAAACCACATTTCAGGCAGAATGAACTACACAGTTGGTTAATCCTAACCTTGAATTTAATGGATAAATACACTCACCAGTCCACAGAAAATATTGACAACTTTCTCCAATTGCTCTATAAAAGAACTTGGCTCATGGATTTAAAATTCAACAGTTGTCCATTCACAGcttcattatatattaaattgaCAAGAAAAGTGTATGATATTGAGTTGACCCAGAATTTAAAACATCTCTATATGGTTTCTAAAACCGCAACAAAAATTGTCACAGAAAACAACTCAGTGTGGATTCAAAGT GTTGGTTATTCTAAGTATGTGGAAGAATCGACTCTATTAAGTTTACACTTAACCAATCCTGTAGACTTACATCAAACAATTGGTGATTTGGGGAAATGTGTAAAGGATGATGAACATACAGGAACAACCAAGCATTATCTATTTCAATGGTTGTGcaacaaagtaaaacaaaagaattgGATTAATGTAGCAAAATATGCACTATTATCATTGTGGTGCACCACTGACACTAATTGCACTGAAACCAACCAAACAGCattgttattatttacaaCTATGTTTCAAGACCCAGTCAATTGTATACAACACGATGAATTCATGCTTTTCCAGTCGAAACTTTTATCCTTACATGAATCCACTAAGATCCTTTCAATTCAGTGTGGACTCATAAAAGGGCTCTCTGTCCTGATCTTTCAAATGATTTTATGTCAAAAAT GTGTAGAGgacactgttttaaatatttgggtAGATGAGATATACAAACACACTTCTACTAACAAAGCACCTGAACCACTCCGTTTAGTATCAGCAACTGGGTTACAAATTGCTGGGAAAAATGTGCTCGCTCAACTTCAGCTGCATGCAAACCAACAACAG GTTATGAAGAAAGTAGGAATGATTCTTACTGCAACCTTATCACATTTGCAAGATGAACAACCGGAAATCCGATCTCCTGCCTGTGCATTTGTCACTCATGTCACCCAGCATGATCTATTTATTAAGTTGCACCATAATACTGCAACCGAG GGACTACTTCAGGTTATTATTGAACAGTTTCCATCTGATATGCAAGTTGTTTCTGCATTGATAAGCTTCATGTGCGATGTACAAGTTCCAAAACATGCAAGGTG TGACACCGTTGATTTGTTTGAACAAGAAGAGTTTAACTTGTATTTGGAACCAGATTATTTAGGAAATGTGTTTCTCCCATGTATTaag GAATTAATGGATGCAATAATAATCATTCCTCAAAATTGGATTAAAACACAACTAGAACTTGCTGCACATAGAATGGAACagcttttaaaatgcattgaGAACTTGA GGGAAAAGGCATACCTACGTTTCATGATGTGTACACTTCATTATGtcaaagttgttttacatGCTTGCAAACTGCATCttggtaaaaatttatatatggATTTTGGGAGACTACATCATGTGATATTACAACTTTCAAGG gTAAATTTGTCAGTTGATCAACATGAGTTAGTTCAGACCGTATTGGCTGAATCAGCTGCACATCATGCTACTCAACTGTGA